TTCCCTGAGGAGTAAACTGAATGAATACTTCACTGTTTTTTACAAAATAGTAACGGATACGCAGCGGCTTTCCGGTTCTTTTGTCGCGGATAAGCACCCAGCTTCCAGCAACATCTCCAGGGTAAAGCTCCTGCTCCTCGGTATACATTCCTTTATCAGAATATACATTGACTTTGATAAGTGCCCGAGGGGAAACAAAAACATTAAACGTTGTCTCACTTTCTTCCAGACGAATCTGAAATTTCTGGCCGTTATTATTAGCACGGATTTCCGGCTGATTAGAACGAACCTCACTTAAAGGGGCGGTAAACCAGCGTTCTTCAAGTCCCTTTCGGATTTCTGAAGAATCTGGAATACCAAGCCTGTTATAATCCGCAAAAAACGGAACCATAAGACAGATAGCCGTAATCAGACAAAGTAGTTTTTTCAATTTTTCCTCCCCCTCACCAGGCCGGTTAAGCCTTCATTGCTTCACCGGCAGGATCAGTATCGGTTGCCCCCGCTGCAAGACGAATCTCAGCTTTAACGAGAGAACCGTCCGGCATACGAATCATATTATTATCAACTTCATCCGGATGATTTCCAACCGGTGCATTAGAAAGCAGAAGTTTAAGTCTGTTCAACTGGTTAACCTCAGAGCTGCCCGGGTCATAATCGATTGCAGAAATGTTTGCTTCAGGGAAGCGGCGACGCAATTCCTTAATCATACCCTTTCCGGTAACATGGTTAGGAAGACATGCAAACGGCTGAACACAGGCAATACTTGGTGCGCCCTCGTGAATCAACTCAACCATTTCTGCAGTAAGGAACCAGCCCTCACCTGTCATGTTTCCAAGCTGAACGATATCATCAACACCCTTCATCAATTCGTAAATTGAAGATGGAGCTTCGAAACGGCGGCTTCTCTTGAGGTACTTAATCATCTTCTTTCTGTAAAGATCAAGTGCCCAGACAAGCAGTCTCGAAATAATTTCAGATTTGAGAGAGAACTTCAAATCTCTGCGGCGGATAATATCATCAGAGAAAGTATAGAAGAAGAAGTCTGCAAGGTCTGGCATTACACACTCTGCGCCTTCACGTTCAATAGTTTCAACAATCTGATTATTTGCAGTCGGGTGGAATTTTACAAGAATCTCACCTACTACACCAACGCGCGGCTTTTTAATAGGCTTGAGCGGCAGATTGTCAAAGTCGCGGATAATATCCTTCATCAGTTTATTGTAAGCACGGTTAGAAACTCTCTTACTGAAAAGAGCTTCTGCACGCGCATTCCATTTTTCGTAAAGCTGATTAGCACTTCCCGGAACTGCCTCGTAAGGACGTGTACGGTAAAGCACACGCATAAATACATCGCCCACCATAATTGATTTTACAAGATTATCAATCAGAGGGAAATCAATCTTAAAGCCAGGATTCTTTTCAAGCCCAAGAGCAGAAAGAGAAAGAACTGGAATTTGTCCCCAGCCCGCGTCATTCAATGCACGGCGGATAAATCCAATATAGTTTGTAGCACGACATCCACCACCAGTCTGAGTGATAATCAATGCAGTTCTATCAAGATCATATTTTCCACTTTCAAGAGCAGCAATCATCTGACCGGCAACAAGCAGAGACGGATAACATGCATCATTATTTACATACTTAAGACCAGCTTCTACAGCTTTAGGATCTACAGCATCAAGAACTACAAAGTTATAACCGCAGGCAGAAAAAGCCTTCTCCAGAATCTTAAAGTGAATTGGAGACATCTGAGGTCCAATGATTGTATAGTTCTTACGCATTTCTTCTGTGAAGATAACACGGTTATAAGCTGATGACTTAATAACAGGCTTAGCCTTATTGCGGCGACGCTCTTTAACAGCTGCAATAAGAGAACGGATTCGAATACGAACCGCGCCGAGGTTACTTCCTTCATCAATCTTGATAAGAGTATACATGCGGCTCTTAGCACGAAGGATTTCATCTACCTGATCAGCAGTTACGGCGTCGAGACCACAACCAAAGCTTGTAAGCTGAACAAGCTCAAGGCTAGGCATTTCACTTACGAACTGAGCGGCACGATAAAGTCTGTTATGATATACCCACTGGTCAATAATGCGCAGAGGGCGTTCAATATTTCCAAGATGAGCAACAGAGTCTTCTGTAAGAACAGCAAGACCAAGTCCGTTAATCATTTCCGGAATACCATGGTTGATTTCCGGATCAAGGTGATAAGGACGACCGGCAAGTACAATACCGCTACCGCCCTTTGTAATGATTTCTTCGAGAGCTTCTTCACCCTTCTGGCGAACTTCCTCTCGGAATTTTTCCTGTTCTTTCCAAGCTTTATCTACAGCATCAAGAATTGCGTCGCGTGTAAGCTTAGGGAATTTTGGAAGCATTTCCTCGCAAAGACGCTCAGCAAGAGCAGCCTTATCATAAATAGGAAGGAATGGATCCATATAAGTAACAGTAGGATCCTGACGAAGTTCATCAACGTTATTGCGGAGAACTTCAGGATAACTTGTTACAATAGGACAGTTATAATGGTTTCCAGCTCCAGGGTCTTCCTGATATTCATAAGGTGCACATGGATAGAAAATAAACTTAATACCACGCTGCAAAAGAGAAACCACATGACCATGGCTGATTTTTCCAGGATAACATACAGACTCAGAAGGAATTGTCTCAAGACCTTTTTCATAAACTGTACGGCTTGAACGCTGACTCAAAATTACACGGAAGCCAAGTTCATTGAAGAAGGTAAACCACATTGGATAGTTCTCGTACATATTAAGAACACGAGGAATACCAACATCTCCCATAGGAGCATCTTCCGGCTTACGAGGTACATAATTGAAAAGTCTCTTATACTTCCATTCAAAAAGATTTGGAAGTGGACCAGCATCATCACCATCAAGATCTGTATTTTTCTTGTTACTTGCGTCGATTACTTCGCCTTCAATTTCGGCACCCTTTTCACAACGGTTACCGGTAATAAAGGTACGCTTTTCATCTCCAGTAGAGAATGTATTTATAGTAAGAAGACAATTGTTCTGACACTTTCCGCAGCGGCGAAGATCAAGTTCAACATGGAAGTTTTCAAGCTGCTTGAGAGTTGCAATGTGAGAACGTACATCATGTACAGTTCCTTCAGGCTCGCCTGGTTTTGGAGCCATAAGATCCTGCCACTGGTCATAAGCAATAAGAGCAGAACCATAAGCACCCATGAGACCTGCAACATCAGGACGGTAAACATGAACACCTGCAATTTTTTCAAAGGCACGCAGGATAGCATCATTAAAGAAGGTACCACCCTGTACAACTACCTTTTCACCAATATCAGAAGCCTTGCGAAGTTTGATAACTTTGAACAAAGCATTTTTGATTACAGAATAAGAAAGACCTGCAGCGATATCAGCAACAGAAGCACCTTCCTTCTGAGCCTGCTTTACGCGGCTGTTCATAAATACAGTACAGCGTGAACCAAGGTCAACAGGTTTCTGCGCCATAAGGGCAATCTTTCCGAACTCTTTTACGTCCATGCCCATTGTGTTGGCAAAGTTATCCAAGAAGGAACCACAACCAGAAGAGCAGGCTTCGTTAAGCTGAATGCTTACGATAGCACCGTCCTTCATGCGAAGACACTTCATATCCTGTCCACCAATGTCGAGAAGGAACTCAACACCTGGAACAAAGAAGTTTGCAGCGCGGAAGTGAGTGATTGTTTCAACTTCACCAGAGTCTACACCAAGGGCAGCCTGAAAAAGAGCTTCACCGTAACCTGTAGAAACAGCACGGGCAATATATACATCTTCAGGAAGCTTAGCATAAAGGTCTTTCAAAACCTGAACGGCAAGCTCAACAGGATTTCCCTGATTGTGTGCATAGAAATCCCAGATAATGCGACCGTCTTTATCGATAAGACAAGCCTTAGTAGTTGTAGAACCAGAGTCCAGTCCAAGGAATACAGGGCCGTGAGTTTTTGTCAACTCACCGCGTTTAGCCTTCTGCTCTGAATGACGAACTTCAAACTCATCAAGTTCTGCCTGATTTTTGAAAAGCGGTTCAAGACGCTGAACTTCGCTAAGCTCAGCACCAACAAGATTTTTAAGATTTTCGCGGAACTCAGAAATTGTAGGGAACTTAAAGCCCTGAGCAGATTCCTGACCTTCTCCGCCAAATTTTCTCTCTGCACCAAAAGCACAACCGCTGGCAACAAAGAGCTGAGAATCTTCAGGAACAATAATCTCATCATCCTTAAGCTTCAAAGTCTCAACAAAGCGTAAACGAAGCTGATCAAGGAAGTGAAGCGGTCCACCAAGGAATGCAACGTGACCACGAATAGGCTTACCGCAGGCAAGACCGGAAATAGTCTGTGAAACTACAGCCTGGAAAATAGAAGCCGCAATATCCTCGCGGCGTGCACCTTCGTTAATCAAAGGCTGAATATCAGTTTTAGCAAATACACCACAGCGGGCAGCAATAGGATAAATCTGCTGCATACCCTTAGCAAGTTCGTTCAAGCCAGAAGCATCAGTTTCAAGCAAAGCAGCCATCTGATCAATAAAGGCACCAGTACCACCGGCACAAGTACCGTTCATACGCTGCTCAACACCGCCACGGAAATATGTAATCTTAGCATCTTCACCACCAAGTTCAATTACAACATCAGTTTGTGGAATAAGTTTCTTTACAGAAGTAGTAGCGGCAATTACTTCCTGAATGAAAGGAATGTTCAGCCACTGAGAAACAGAAAGACCGCCAGAACCAGTTACCTTAGCAGTAATGGTCCGGCTCTCACCACCTTCAACATTTGCAACAAGAAAATCAAGTGCCTTATTTACAACGGCAATAATTGTGCTTCTTATATCTGCACGGTGACGCTGATAGTCACCGTAAATCAATTTGTCATCATCATCAAGAACTGCAACCTTAACAGTTGTAGAACCAACATCAATACCGAGTCTTATCGGAAGCAAAGTATTTTCGTACATAGTATTGATTTTAACGGTAATCCCCTACTTAGTCAAACCAACAAATATTTCTTTGATTTTCGAGGTGAACTCAGCAGTGTCATTACGAAGCTTAAGCAGGAACGAGTTATCTTCCAGAGGTCCTATAACCTCGTCCATTTCTTTTTCGCTGCGGTAAACCATGTTGCGGTAATAATCTGTATAATCTTTTTCGCGTGAACGCAGAGATGCATTGTAAATATCATAAGCCACAATCGAAACATCATCTGTAATATTTCTATACAAATCTACAGAGAACTCTTCTATCGGCCGTGAATAAAGCTTTTCAAGAAGATAAAGTGCATAACGAACCTTCCACTGTTCATAAGAACATTCACATAGCTTATAGAACTCATGTACATCAGCCCAGTTCTTTACAGTGCCATTCTTAATAGACGCAAAAAGTTCCTGAATCTTATCAGACGGAATAATCTGGCCGCCAACATTTTCCCATTCAGTAAAAAGAGGAAGCCTTCGAATTCCTTCAACAAGTTCGAAGGTAAGTTTTTCCTGATTCAAATCCTGACAGAAACTCATAAGTGTACGGGTTGCAAAATATTTTACAACCTTACGGTAAGTTTTATATGCCTGTGCCGGTTTTACAATTTCAGCACCATATTTTTTCTGGCAGATTGAATCTTCAACAATAAACTCTGCATCCGGATTCTGATGAAGGAAATCTTTTGCAGCCTGATACTGCTCTTCTGGTGTTAATTTCCCTTCTATATACTCATTATTTGTCGACTTCAAATAACCGATAGTCAGCCCGATTATACGTTCAAGCGCATTCATTACTTCCTGCATTGTATCAGGAGCAAGCGGATCTGTTTCGATAAACTGAATTCTTTTTACACGTTTATCGCGCTTAGTAAATTTATCTTTATTTCTGGTGATGGCAAACATATCATACATAAACCACCAGGCAGGAATAATTGTAATTTTTGACGAACCATTACTTCCCGGAGCTACAAGTGCAAAAGGATACGGAATATCAAGTTCATACTGATAACTTCCTTTTGAAACAAGTACAAATGATGCAAAGCGGGAATTATGTTTAAAGTCACTGCAAAGTCCCGGCCAGAAACCTCGTTTTGCAAAAATTTCTCCATCAGGAGAACGGCTGTTATGATTACTTCCAATTGTTGCGCCAGCAGCAATATTACTCTGTCCCATAACTGTAGTTGCAATCAGGAATGAAGAGTTATGATGCTGTTCGTGGAACGGATAAATCAGGTTATTCAAAATTTCACAGCAGGAAACGGTTGAATTGTCACCAAGAACAGAGTTCAAAACACGAGCTCCATACTTTACCTGACAGTTACGGCCCAATACAAAGCGAACGGCAATAGCCTGGTAGAACACTTTACAGCCATAGCCCATAATACCGTTTACCATTTCAACGCCTTCACCAATCTGCGAATGCTCTTCTTCGGAAGAAAGAACAGTTATATTTTTAAGCTTAAAGGCACCTTTTATGTATGCAGCAGGTCCGATTTTTGAATCCTTAATGATACTTACATTTTTAATAACAGCATCGTTTCCAACAGTTCCAAAAGTATTCAGTTCATGAGAAACGCCATACTCTGTAAGTTCAACAAAACGCTTGAGAAGTTCTTCATCATCACGGTAGTGAGACCAGAGATAAGCATCACCAGGAATCATATCTTCAAAAGGAAGAACCTTACGGCCTTCATTTTCGTTAGCGACTCCAATCCAGATTCTGTGTTCTTCCGGCTCCCCTTCTTTCAAAATACCATTACCGAATTTTGCATGATTGGTACAGCTCATCTCATTTATATTGAAGAGAATTACTCTGTCGCCAAGGCGGTAGTTATCCAGATAAAAGACATTGCGGATAACACAAAGTTCCCCAGTTACAACATTACTGAGCTTTGAACGCTGAATACCACATTCAAGACGAAGGTCATTATATTTAAGAACGATTCTTTTAATTTTTCCAAGTACAATAAAACCTGCAAAAAAGG
The Treponema bryantii DNA segment above includes these coding regions:
- a CDS encoding acyl-CoA dehydratase activase-related protein; translation: MYENTLLPIRLGIDVGSTTVKVAVLDDDDKLIYGDYQRHRADIRSTIIAVVNKALDFLVANVEGGESRTITAKVTGSGGLSVSQWLNIPFIQEVIAATTSVKKLIPQTDVVIELGGEDAKITYFRGGVEQRMNGTCAGGTGAFIDQMAALLETDASGLNELAKGMQQIYPIAARCGVFAKTDIQPLINEGARREDIAASIFQAVVSQTISGLACGKPIRGHVAFLGGPLHFLDQLRLRFVETLKLKDDEIIVPEDSQLFVASGCAFGAERKFGGEGQESAQGFKFPTISEFRENLKNLVGAELSEVQRLEPLFKNQAELDEFEVRHSEQKAKRGELTKTHGPVFLGLDSGSTTTKACLIDKDGRIIWDFYAHNQGNPVELAVQVLKDLYAKLPEDVYIARAVSTGYGEALFQAALGVDSGEVETITHFRAANFFVPGVEFLLDIGGQDMKCLRMKDGAIVSIQLNEACSSGCGSFLDNFANTMGMDVKEFGKIALMAQKPVDLGSRCTVFMNSRVKQAQKEGASVADIAAGLSYSVIKNALFKVIKLRKASDIGEKVVVQGGTFFNDAILRAFEKIAGVHVYRPDVAGLMGAYGSALIAYDQWQDLMAPKPGEPEGTVHDVRSHIATLKQLENFHVELDLRRCGKCQNNCLLTINTFSTGDEKRTFITGNRCEKGAEIEGEVIDASNKKNTDLDGDDAGPLPNLFEWKYKRLFNYVPRKPEDAPMGDVGIPRVLNMYENYPMWFTFFNELGFRVILSQRSSRTVYEKGLETIPSESVCYPGKISHGHVVSLLQRGIKFIFYPCAPYEYQEDPGAGNHYNCPIVTSYPEVLRNNVDELRQDPTVTYMDPFLPIYDKAALAERLCEEMLPKFPKLTRDAILDAVDKAWKEQEKFREEVRQKGEEALEEIITKGGSGIVLAGRPYHLDPEINHGIPEMINGLGLAVLTEDSVAHLGNIERPLRIIDQWVYHNRLYRAAQFVSEMPSLELVQLTSFGCGLDAVTADQVDEILRAKSRMYTLIKIDEGSNLGAVRIRIRSLIAAVKERRRNKAKPVIKSSAYNRVIFTEEMRKNYTIIGPQMSPIHFKILEKAFSACGYNFVVLDAVDPKAVEAGLKYVNNDACYPSLLVAGQMIAALESGKYDLDRTALIITQTGGGCRATNYIGFIRRALNDAGWGQIPVLSLSALGLEKNPGFKIDFPLIDNLVKSIMVGDVFMRVLYRTRPYEAVPGSANQLYEKWNARAEALFSKRVSNRAYNKLMKDIIRDFDNLPLKPIKKPRVGVVGEILVKFHPTANNQIVETIEREGAECVMPDLADFFFYTFSDDIIRRRDLKFSLKSEIISRLLVWALDLYRKKMIKYLKRSRRFEAPSSIYELMKGVDDIVQLGNMTGEGWFLTAEMVELIHEGAPSIACVQPFACLPNHVTGKGMIKELRRRFPEANISAIDYDPGSSEVNQLNRLKLLLSNAPVGNHPDEVDNNMIRMPDGSLVKAEIRLAAGATDTDPAGEAMKA
- a CDS encoding DUF4954 family protein; the protein is MVKIENAADYASLVVPAELLKGKRHLTASEIEVLEKNLNHNEDPSWNNVYVDDSDDGFDPSLIHLSFFAGFIVLGKIKRIVLKYNDLRLECGIQRSKLSNVVTGELCVIRNVFYLDNYRLGDRVILFNINEMSCTNHAKFGNGILKEGEPEEHRIWIGVANENEGRKVLPFEDMIPGDAYLWSHYRDDEELLKRFVELTEYGVSHELNTFGTVGNDAVIKNVSIIKDSKIGPAAYIKGAFKLKNITVLSSEEEHSQIGEGVEMVNGIMGYGCKVFYQAIAVRFVLGRNCQVKYGARVLNSVLGDNSTVSCCEILNNLIYPFHEQHHNSSFLIATTVMGQSNIAAGATIGSNHNSRSPDGEIFAKRGFWPGLCSDFKHNSRFASFVLVSKGSYQYELDIPYPFALVAPGSNGSSKITIIPAWWFMYDMFAITRNKDKFTKRDKRVKRIQFIETDPLAPDTMQEVMNALERIIGLTIGYLKSTNNEYIEGKLTPEEQYQAAKDFLHQNPDAEFIVEDSICQKKYGAEIVKPAQAYKTYRKVVKYFATRTLMSFCQDLNQEKLTFELVEGIRRLPLFTEWENVGGQIIPSDKIQELFASIKNGTVKNWADVHEFYKLCECSYEQWKVRYALYLLEKLYSRPIEEFSVDLYRNITDDVSIVAYDIYNASLRSREKDYTDYYRNMVYRSEKEMDEVIGPLEDNSFLLKLRNDTAEFTSKIKEIFVGLTK